TTCGGCATCGGCATGAACACCGACCATACGCTCGAAGAGGTCGGCCAGCAGTTCTCGGTCACCCGCGAGCGCATACGACAGATCGAGGCGAAGGCGCTGCGCAAGCTCAAGCATCCGAGCCGCTCGCGCAAGCTGAGAAGCTTCCTCGACACCTGATCGAGGTTCCCTTCGCCGGATACCAAAAGCCAGAATGACCTGTCATTCTGGCTTTTGCTTTAGTGCCGATCGCTTGCCTGGGATCGGGCCCGTAGTTCAGTTGGTTAGAACGCGCCGCTCATAACGGTGTTGTCGCAGGTTCAAGTCCTGCCGGGCCCACCAGCCTTCGCTCGCTTCGCGAGCTACGGCTCGGCAAGCCGAGTCGTGTTCTCGGGTGCGAAGCGAGCGAAGGCTGCCGCGCCGAAGCCCGGAGGGCGAAGGCGGGCGTGTGCGAGTTGTAGCGCTTCGCGAGCTACGGCTCGGCAAGCCGAGTCGTGTTCTCGGGTGCGAAGCGAGCGAAGGCCGGGGCAGTGCGCATGATCTATGTTTACATTCTTCGCAGCCAGGAAGACGCCGACCGCTACTATGTCGGTGTTACAGCTGATCTGCGTGCCCGTCTGGAGAAGCACAATGCGGGCGACGTGCCTCATACGTCGAAATATGCGCCATGGGTCGTCAAGACCTACATTGCCTTCTCGGATGAAAAGCAAGCCTTCGCCTTCGAGAAGTACCTGAAGTCACCGTCCGGCAGAGCTTTCGCAAAGAAGCGGTTGTAGCGGCAGCCGGCGCAATAGCGATCCGATATCGTGCTCTTCCGGATAAAGCCAACGCGCTGGAAGGCGACGCATCTGAAGTCGCATTCCGGAAGAGCGTTCGCGAAAAAGCGACTTTTCTCCTGGGCTGCGAGGTGCCTACTTCGTAGGCCGGACCACGTTAGTGCCCCTAACTTGCCAGTGTTCAGGCATGGGAATACTCTCCGCACCGGGAAGGCTGGTTTGCCCTTCACGCGAAGGGGCGGGGGCAAGACTAACAAAAATCAAAATCCGATTAGATGCGGGGGCGATCATGGACGAACGATCGGTTTGCCGTGGTTTCGGCGGGACCATTCTGGCTGTCATGCTCGCCTGGGGGCAGGCCGCGGTCGCGGCTCCGCAGATCACCGTGCCGGCTTGCGACGCCCTGAAGGCGTGGTCGGCCACGGTCGTTCCGACCGACAGCTACACCGTCGCCCCTGCCTTGCCGTTGCCGAAGGCGCTCGCCGACGAGGCGCTCTTGCCGGTCTTCGGCGCGACCGCGCTCTCCTGGAGCGGCGAGGATATCAAGGCGGCGAGTGGCGCCCTCACCTTGTGTTATCGGGAGGCGAAGAAGGCGGGCGACAAGCCGGCGATGGATGCGCTGGGCGTCGCGAACGCCGCCCTCGTCAAGACGCTCGGCCAGACGCTGGCAGCCGTCGCCAAGGCACGCCAGGCGGTCGAATCGCAGCGCCCGACCATCGCCGGGCTGCCCGATACGGCCGAGCTCGACCGTGGGCTGGCCGCGCTCATCGACGCCGATCCGGCCAAGCCGAATCTCCAGGCGGCCGTGGGCCTGCCGCGCGAGATCACCGGTCCCCTTGTTTACATCGCCAAATTCCTTCCTTACCTCCCCGACGGCGATCGTCAGCAGCTCATGGCCGAGCTGGCGGACCGCCGCGCGGCCATCCAGGCTGGCGCGGGCCAGGCGATGGGGCAGGAGGTGGCCGCGGCACCGGCAACCGCCGACGGCGTCATCGGCCTGCAGAAGGTGCGCCAGCGCATCGCCGCGATGGTGCCGAGCGACGCGTTGACGGCGATCGACGGTCAGGCCGCCGCGCGCGCCGACGAGATCCGCGCCGGGCTGCGACAGGCGACACCCCCCGGCTGGGTACCGCCGGATTGCGTCGAGCTTTATCGCTGGAGCGGTGCGGCCGATGCACGGCAGGGGGTGGCGCTCGGCAGCCAGAGCACCTATCGAGCCTTCCTCGACGAGCATGTGGTGCCGGTTTTCGGGATCTCGGTGGCCGCTTGGGGCGACGAGGACCTGACCCGGTTCCAGACGCTTCGCACGGTGTGCCAGGCGACATGGCGCGCCATGCCGGGCGCCGCCAGGATGCCGAACCCGCCGGCCGAAGCGCCCGAGCTTCTCAAGCTGGCGGCAAAAGGAAACTGGATCGATGCGGCCGACCCGCAGATCGCGCAGGCGCGCACGACCATTCAGGCCTACAACGCTGGCCTCGAGGCGCTCGCCGCCGTCGAGGCCAAGATCGCCGCTCTTCCCGACACGTCCGATTCGCTTCCTCAGCTCTATCAGCTCGCCAATGATCCCGCTCAAAACAGCGTGGATGAGGCCAGGCGCCAGAGCTTCAAGGCCGCCGTCGCTGCCAAGCAGAACGCGATCAACGCGCGGGCCTTGAGCGCGGCGATGGAGGGGCTGGGCCAGGTGCAGGTCGCGTCGCTCGGCGACCTTGCCAAGCTGGTGAACTATTGGGGCGCGGCGTCCATGACCATCGCCGACCCCAACGATCGGCAGCGCTTCGGCCAGGCCGCCGAGCAGGCCCTCGACGAGGACATCAACAGATTGCTGCCGGAATTCAAGGCGAAGCTCGACGAGATGCCGGCAACGCTGGCCGGACTGGGCCAGGTTCGAACGGCCGTCCTCGACCTGACGGGGGTCAGCGAGACCGAGAAGGCGCCCCCGTTCCAGCCGATGCACGCCGCTATCCATGATCGAAGCGTCGCGATCATTGAGACCCTGCACCAGGAAAACTGCATGGCGCTGCTGAAGGAGCTCGACATCAGCGGCGATACCGCTGAGCAGCTTGTGTGGGACGGCAAGACCGGCACGAAGCTCGGTGTCTTCGTCTGCAACCTCACGGCGAGCGGCAGCCCGGTCCATGAATATACCGGGGGCGGCATGTTCTCGGGCGACCAGAAGCTCAAGGCCACGCTGGCCATGGGAGGCTTGCAGACCGTGTGGCTGCACAAGGCCGAGGTCGCACAGGGCCAGGCGGACATGCTGGTGGGCTTCAAGATGGCCGACGCCAACCAGGAACGCCCCATAGCGGTGGAGGAATGGGCGATGTTCACCGCCATGGCAACCGGCGGACAGTTCGTCACTCCGGAAATCTGCAACCCGCTGATGAGCAAGCCTGAGGATCAGCTCACCATCGAGGACAAGATGACGGGCGTGGCCTGCGCCGAGGAAGTCCTGAACGGCAGCTGGGGGTTCCAGTGAGAGGCGCGAGATGAGACTCCGTGCCCCAAGGCTCGCGGGCCTGTTACCGGTCGCCACTGTCCTGGCCACATCCTTGCCGGCGATAGTGGCCGATTCGAGGGCTTAAGGCGCCGCCGCTCCCGAACCGATGGCCGCTTCGCCTCACGAGCGGCGCGGCACTTCTCATTTGGGCCAGGAGCAGACTTGGCGGTTCAGTCGGGGAGCCCCGCCTTTCGCAGGCCATCGGCGAACGTCGCGAGATCCTTCGGTCGGCGGATGGGGAGCCAATCCGCAAGATTGGAGAGGCGCAATGTGGGATCAAGCTGGCGCAAATGATCCATGGCCCGCCGGGCCTTGTCTTGATGGCCCGAAAGCGCATGGCTCGCTGCGATGATGCCGACGGCCATCAGGAAGCTGGGCATATGCCTCAATGCCTCCTCCGCCAATGAAGACGCGGCATCAAAGCGTCCGGCAAACAGATGTGCCATCGCCATTCCCGCCCGCATTCGATACCTCTCGGGGTCGAGGGGGCTCAAACGCATCGCGCGCTCGAAGTACTCTGCGGCGGCGTCCGGTTCGCCGTTCCAGATTCTCAGGAACCCGCCGAGGAACCAAGCAGACGCGAGATTTGGATTCAGCAGATTCGCCCTGTCGGTCAGCGCGATGCCGGCATCGAGGTCGTCGGCAAAGTGGCCGAGCGCGTGGCCGCCTCGCGTCAGCGCGACGGCATCGTCTTCGCCCAGCTCGACGGCCCGACGGGCCAATCGGGTTCCCTCGGCGATCTCCTGCAATCGATCGGTCATCCAGCCGTTGACCTTGCGCCAGAAATGGCACCACGCGGCCATCGCGTGCGCCGACGCGAAATCCGGATCGATCTGGATCGCCTGATAGAATTGGTTCAGTGCCTCTTCGGTCGCATCCCTGGTTCCCCGATTCAAGTTCGCCCGTCCACGCAGGTAGTAGTCGTAGGCGTCGAGGCTCTCGGTCGGTTTGTGCCGCGCACGCTCGATCTCGGCTTGCTCCAGCTTCGGTGCGATTTCACCCACGACGCGCGCCGTGACCTGGTCCTGAAGGTCGAAGATGTCCTCCAATCCGCCGTCAAAGCGCTCCGCCCAGAGATGGAGCCCGGTTGGCGCATCGATGAGCTGCGCCGTTATACGAATGCGGTTCGCCGCCTTGCGCACACTCCCTTCGAGGACATAGCGCACGCCCAAGTCACGGCTGACTTGCTTCACATCGACGGCCCGGCCCTTGTAGACAAACGACGAATTGCGAGCGATCACGAAGAGCTGACGGAATCGCGACAATGCCGTGATGATGTCTTCGACCGTCCCATCGGCAAAGTACTCCTGCTCGGGATCGCCGCTCATATTCTGAAACGGCAGGACCGCAATCGAGGGCTTGTCGGGCAAAGACAATCCGGGCGCGGCCGCCGTCGCAGTTCCGGCCGACGCAGTCGCCTTTGCCGCAGCCGCACCTCCGAACTGAAGCGAATAAATATGCATAGGCTCCGCGATGTTCTTGAGCCTGGTTTCGCCAAGATCGCTGATTGCGAGATCGAGCCGCGATCTCACCTGCCGATAGGCATCCTCCGAAAGACATATGGCGCCAGGTTGAGCAACGCCCTCCAAGCGCGCCGCGATATTGACGCCGTCACCCATCAGGTCGCCATCGCTCTCCTCGACAACGTCACCAAGATGAATGCCGATACGAAATTCAATGCGCCGCTCCGGCGGCAGCCCGGCGTTGCGCTCGATCATCGAGTTCTGAATCTCAATGCCGCAGCGAACGGCTTCGACGACACTCCGGAATTCCACAATGGCGCCGTCGCCGGTTCGCTTCACGACGCGTCCCTTGTGGACGGAGATCGTCGGATCGATCAGGTCGCTTCGAAGCGCGCGCAGCCTTGCCAGGGTGCGGTCCTCGTCCACCCCGGTCAGCCGACTGAACCCGACGACATCCGCCGCAAGCACCGCAACAAGCTTCCTCGACTCAGTCATGCGAGATGACCAAGCTGCTCTCGGATCGATTGTTTGTTGCGGCCTGCGCAGCTCTGGCGCGCGCTGCCCAAATCGATCATCGTCTTGCTCCTTCAGGCGTGGGTCGTGAGATTCTCGATCGCCTGGACTCACCGTCTCAAAGGGCCAATCAGATGCCGCACATCCGCCGCTTTTCTACGGGGGTGACGCTCTATAGGTCCGTGACGCGTTCCGGATCGGCCGACGCGAGCGCTGCCGCGCGTTCGGCCCGAGGTGGGTAGATCCACACGGTATTGATCTCTTTCTTGGTGGCTTTCGCCTTGGCGCCAATCATCTCCACTTTTCGGTCCCAGCCGCGGGTGAAGACCGCGCCGGCTTCGCCCAGGTCCAGGCAGGTGACATAGACCTTCTGGTGGTAGGGGCTCGTCGGGACGCCGAGCAGTTCGGCGGCCGCGTTGTTGCCGGCAAAGGCCCCCATTCGCGTCGCGTGCTGACACGACATCAGGGCATGCCTACCCTGATCGTCACATGGGACCTTGGCCGCGTCGCCCGTCGCATAAACGCCGTCGACATCGAGGACGCGCAGCGTGCGATCGACCAGGAGCCGGCCGAAGTTGTCGCGCTCTCCCGGAACCTGCGCGGTAAGAGGTGCCGCGCGCATCCCCGCCGCCCAGATCACGGTCATGCTCTCGATGCGCGCGCCGTCGGACAGCGTCACACCTGCGTCGTCCAATGCGGCCACCCCGACGCCGAGCCGGCTTTCGACCCCGCATTCGCGCAGCGCCTTCTCGATGACGGGGCGGGGTTCGGCGCCCATGTCGGGAGCAATGGCCGGACCACGCTCGACAATGATGACCCGAATCGTCGCATCCGGCCCCAAAATCCTACGCAGACGCGCCGGCAATTCCGTGGCGACCTCGATACCGGTGAAACCGCCGCCGGCCACAACCACCGTATCACGCGCCTTGGATGCAGCCCGGCCGGCTAGGCTGTGGAGGTGGCGATCGAGCTTGATCGCCTCGTCGAGCTGATCGACGCTGAATCCGTGCTCCGCCAGGCCCGGAATGGGCGGACGGAACAGGCGGCTGCCGGTGGCGAGGACCAATCGATCGTACGTCAATCTGTGATGGCGGTCGTCCGCCTTGCTCACGATTTCCACAGATCGGCCACGCGTATCGATGGTTTCGACGGTACCCTGGACGTAGCGAACGTCGATTGCCTTGAGGACATCGTCGAGCGGTGCGGTCAGCGTCTCCGGATTGGGTTCATAGAGGCGAGGGCGGACCACGAGTGTCGGTTGCGGAGACACCAGGACGATCTCGAGCTCTTCGATCGAAGCACGGGCCGCGTCGCGCAGGCGGGCCGCGGAAAGCGTGGCGTACATTCCGGCAAATCCGGCGCCGATGATGACAAGTCTTTGTGACATATTCAGATCTCCGTTACCTGCTCTCGGAAATGCCTCTGCCCGATCCCGCGCCGGGCGGTCGGCACGGGGACGAGCCGTGGCTGTCGGCCTGCCCGGAACGGGTGGGATAATGGCGTAAGCGACCACGGTGCCGATACTCTACGGCGGGATAGGTTCCTATCGCCGATCGCTAGGTGAGTCTAAGCCCCGCGCGATCCTTCGACGCCTCGCGATCCTGCGTCCCTTGTGGCCGAGGCCGCCGCCAGGCAGGCGATCGGCGGGCCGGTCACGCAGATGTCGCTCCTCGTGATCGGCGGGTCGATGGAGGGTCTCTCGCTTCCGGAACGAGATGCCGGCTTGGTTGCCGCCATCGAGCTCATCACCCTCACCGTCACCCTGGGGGCCGGCCATGACGGTCAATTGGCGCCTCGGCCAGCGCCGCTCCCCTTCAACCGGGCGGTCCTAGGCATCCACGCCCTCGCGTACCTCGGCGGGCAGCGCCTCCCAAACGCGAACCAGCTCGCTGATGCAAGTCAGCTGCATCTTGCGCATGAGGTTGCCGCGGTGGAGCTTGACGGTGATCTCGCTGATGCCGAGGTCGAAAGCGATCTGCTTGTTCACCCGGCCAAGCGCGACTTCCCGCAGCACCTGGCGCTCGCGCAGAGTGAGCAGCGTGAACTTGCTCAGGTGGTCCTTCACGACCCGCGATCTCGCCCGCTGCGCGATATCGCGTTCAATGCCTGTCGCGATCGCATCGAGCAGTGCCTGGTCGCGCACCGGCTTAGTAAGGAAGTCGACGGCGCCTGCCTTCATCGCCTGCACCGACATCTGGATGTCGCCATGGGCTGTGAGGAAGACGATCGGCTTGGCGTTTCCGCTTTTCGCCAGTCGGCGCTGGAGATCCAGGCCGCTCACGCCTGGCATCCGTACATCGGCCACGAGGCAGCCTGGACGATCTGGAAGCTCGGCCGCGAGCAAGTCGCGCGTCGAGCTGAAGCCGATCACATCGAGGCCGACAGAACTCATGAGCTCGTGCAGCGCCTCGCGGAGGGCGTCGTCGTCGTCCACGAGGATGACCAGCGGGCGATCCGCTTCGACCGAACTGCCCGCGGCCCGAGATTGGTTGAGCACCCTGCTCTGATCGCTCACGCTCATGGTCGGTCCTCCTTTCCAGTCAGAGCGGCGCCGATCGCAGCGAGCAACGCTCGCCCGTCGAAAGGCTTACGGAAAAACCAGTCGTGCTTTGCCTGCGGCGGCTCGGCGATCTCGTGGCGACCGGTGATCATGATTACCGGCAGGCCCGGGCGCCTCTGCCTCATCACGCGCTGCAACTCGAAGCCGTCCACGCCCGGCATGCCGATGTCCGTGATCAGACAATCGATCTTTGGAACGGCGTCGCTGTCGAGCAGGGCCTGGGCCGACGCGAATGTCCGGACGACGTGCCCCGCTGACTCAAGGAGATCCTCGAGCGATTCGAGCAAGCGCTTGTCATCGTCAACGATCGCCACCACGGACTTCAGTTTGAGCATTTTCAAGAGCTTCCGGTACGTCTGGAATGAGTGATGGGGATCTGCAACCTTTCGGCAATTCTCACCAAGTCGGCAAGCGACGCCGCCGCCATTTTCTGCATGACGTTCCTTCTATGAATTTGGAGCGTGACCTCGCTGATCCCGAGTTCAGCGGCGGCTTGCTTGTTGAGAAGACCGCTCACCACGAGCGGCAACACATCACGTTCGCGCGGTGTCAGGTCGAGATAGCGCTGCCTCAATACACCGAGTTCGGCTCGCTCCAATCTTCTTTCCCGGTCCTGGGCGATTGCCGCTCGGATCGCGGCCATGAGATCCGAATCACTGAACGGCTTGGTCAGGAAATCGACGGCGCCGCGCTTGATCGCACGTACCGAGGATGGGATGTCGCCATGCCCGGTTATGAAGACGATCGGCGGATGATCGCCCTCCGCGATCTGTCTCTGCAGATCGAGTCCGTTGATGTCCGGCAGCTCAACATCGAGAATCAGGCACGCAGGGAGATCGGGCTTCGCATAGGCGACATAGTCCGCGGCCGCGGCGAACGTCTTGGCCCGCCATCCCAAGGACTCCAGCAGTTCGCCGATCGCCTCGCGCACGCTGGCATCGTCATCCACGACGAAGACGATTTCCTCGCGCTGGCTCATGACGCCTCGCTCGGCGCCAAAGGAAGCCGGAAGGCGACGGTCGCTCCGCGTGTCTCGTTGTTGGTCGTCCAGAGACGGCCCCCGTGCGATTCGATGATCGAACGGCAGATGGCGAGTCCCATGCCCATTCCGTTCTGCTTGGTCGTGAAGAACGGTTCGAAGACGCGGTTGGGATCCCGAAAACCAGTGCCGGTATCGCGAACCTCGACGCGGATTGCGTCGCGACCATCACGGCAGGAACATATCTGGAGCACACGTGGATCGTCCTCCACGCTGTCCATCGCCTCGATGCCGTTCCGGATCAGGTTCACGAACACCTGCTGCACCTGGACGCGATCGAGCGCAACCGACGGCAGGTCCTGCTCGAGATCCCTCTGGATACGAATGTCCTTCGCCGCGATCTCGTCAGCCATCAGGCGGCAGACTTCACCGATGAGGCGGTTGACGTCATCGGGCGACCTGGCGTGCGATGTGTGACTGAATAGGGCGCGGATGCGGCCGACGACGTCCGCTGCCGAGTTGGCGTCGCGGGTGATACGCTCCGCTGTGATCTTCGCGCGCTCGATATTGGGAGGCTGTGCGGACAGCCAACGGTGGCATGCGTGGGAGTTGGCGACGATCGCGGCCAGCGGCTGGTTCACTTCGTGGGCGATCGAGGCGGACAGCTCGGCGAGGCTTGCTGCCTGAGTCGCCTGTGCGAGCCGGTCGGAAGCGCGCCGCAGCGCCTCTTCGGCGTGCACCCGATCGTCTATGTCGTGACAGAGGCCGAACCACTGGACAATGCGCCCGCTCTCGTCCCGCAGGGGGTCCGCGCGGCCCGACATCCAGCGATACACGCCATCCGCGCGCCGGAGGCGATAATTCATGGAGAAGGTCTCGCCTGTGCGAAGACAGCGTCGGAGAACCTGCCACACCGCCTCCGCTTCGTCCGGGTGGAAGATGGTGTCAAACACCGTTTCCAGTTGTCTCTTGTTCCCCGAGTCCAGTCCGAGAAAGTCCGCCATGCGCTTGTTGACGAGTGTGAGTTCTCCCTCCGGGGTCACACGCCAGAGATGGCTCGGAACCATATCCACGAGCAGCGAGAGCTCGCGCTCCCGGTTGCGCAGCGCTTCTTCGGCGTGCAGCCGATCGTCAATGTCGATGCTGACGCCATACCACTGGACGATGCGTCCGCCGTGGTCTCGCATCGGCTCGGCGCTGCCCTCCATCCAGCGATACATGCCGTCCGCACGACGCAGGCGGTACTTCATCGAGAAGCTCTCGCCGGTGACGACGCAGCGATTGAGCGCGTCGCCTAAGCTGGTCGCATCGTCGGGATGGGCGACGGTCCCTATGATGGCCGCCAGCCGGCTTTTGTCGGGCCTGTCCGCATCCGCGATATCCAGGCCAAAAAAATCGGTCAGGCGCTTGTTGAAGAAGTTCGGTTCGCCCTCCGGAGTCAGCCGCCAGAGGTAGACCGGGACCATGTTGACGAACTGCGAGAGCTGCTGCTCGCTATGCTGGAGCGCCTCGACGAGTTCTCGCAGCGAGCGCTCACTTTGGCGCAATGTGAGCACTGCCAGGTGGTGCTGCCGGGATATGGCGGCCACGATGAGCGCCGAAAATGCCGAGATCGCCAGAAAGAGCTGCAGCATAATCTGCTTATGCTTCTGGGACTCGGGATCGCCGGCAAATTGGCCGGCGCCGGTTACTGTGAAAATCGCCGTGATCAAAGCGAGGAGGATCAAGGTCACGGCGGCGCCTTTGAACTCAAAGCGCACTGCGGCCCAAAGAAGAGGCGGCATGATGATGTAAGCGAAGGGCAGGTAGCCGCTCATGGAAAGGGCGGCGACACCAAGAAAGATCAGCCCCAGGACGCAAGCTTCCATCCATCGCGCGGTCGAGAACTGGGCTTTGCCGCGCCAGTTCTGAAACACGACCAGCGCCAGCGGCGCTACGATCAAGACCCCGGTGGCGTCTCCGATCCACCATAGCGGCCAAGCCGTCACGAAGGACTGCGATTGGATGCCGAACCACGCAAGCGTCGCACTTCCCACTGTCGCGCTTACGATTGGCGCAATTCCGGCGGCCAGTACGACGAATGCGAGAACCTCCTGCAAGGTTTCCAGCCGAACCGGGCGCTTGCAAGTCCGGTTCACGAGCCATGCCCCGGCCACTGCTTCAAGAGCGTTGCCGACATAGATCAGGAAGGCCGCCGGCAGCGGGCTGTGGAACCACAGGAAATTGCTGAACAGTTCCGACAGACAGCCCCCCAGCACCCACCACGGCCAGCTTGACCTGGAGGCGAGGACAAGCGTGGCGATGAAAAGCCCGCTCGGGGGCCAAATGGAAATGCCTGTTCCCGGCACGATGGCGAGCAGCTGGGCGAATCCGCAGCCCAAGACATAGGCCGCAATGAAAAGCCCAAGATGCAAGAGTGGGGGGCGGTGCGCCCAGATGCGCATCATCGGCTGCTCCTGCCAGGCAAGGAAAGCATAGGGACCGCGGACGGTTAGTCTATCG
The nucleotide sequence above comes from Hypericibacter terrae. Encoded proteins:
- a CDS encoding GIY-YIG nuclease family protein, which translates into the protein MIYVYILRSQEDADRYYVGVTADLRARLEKHNAGDVPHTSKYAPWVVKTYIAFSDEKQAFAFEKYLKSPSGRAFAKKRL
- a CDS encoding adenylate/guanylate cyclase domain-containing protein, which gives rise to MLAADVVGFSRLTGVDEDRTLARLRALRSDLIDPTISVHKGRVVKRTGDGAIVEFRSVVEAVRCGIEIQNSMIERNAGLPPERRIEFRIGIHLGDVVEESDGDLMGDGVNIAARLEGVAQPGAICLSEDAYRQVRSRLDLAISDLGETRLKNIAEPMHIYSLQFGGAAAAKATASAGTATAAAPGLSLPDKPSIAVLPFQNMSGDPEQEYFADGTVEDIITALSRFRQLFVIARNSSFVYKGRAVDVKQVSRDLGVRYVLEGSVRKAANRIRITAQLIDAPTGLHLWAERFDGGLEDIFDLQDQVTARVVGEIAPKLEQAEIERARHKPTESLDAYDYYLRGRANLNRGTRDATEEALNQFYQAIQIDPDFASAHAMAAWCHFWRKVNGWMTDRLQEIAEGTRLARRAVELGEDDAVALTRGGHALGHFADDLDAGIALTDRANLLNPNLASAWFLGGFLRIWNGEPDAAAEYFERAMRLSPLDPERYRMRAGMAMAHLFAGRFDAASSLAEEALRHMPSFLMAVGIIAASHALSGHQDKARRAMDHLRQLDPTLRLSNLADWLPIRRPKDLATFADGLRKAGLPD
- a CDS encoding NAD(P)/FAD-dependent oxidoreductase is translated as MSQRLVIIGAGFAGMYATLSAARLRDAARASIEELEIVLVSPQPTLVVRPRLYEPNPETLTAPLDDVLKAIDVRYVQGTVETIDTRGRSVEIVSKADDRHHRLTYDRLVLATGSRLFRPPIPGLAEHGFSVDQLDEAIKLDRHLHSLAGRAASKARDTVVVAGGGFTGIEVATELPARLRRILGPDATIRVIIVERGPAIAPDMGAEPRPVIEKALRECGVESRLGVGVAALDDAGVTLSDGARIESMTVIWAAGMRAAPLTAQVPGERDNFGRLLVDRTLRVLDVDGVYATGDAAKVPCDDQGRHALMSCQHATRMGAFAGNNAAAELLGVPTSPYHQKVYVTCLDLGEAGAVFTRGWDRKVEMIGAKAKATKKEINTVWIYPPRAERAAALASADPERVTDL
- a CDS encoding response regulator transcription factor; this translates as MSVSDQSRVLNQSRAAGSSVEADRPLVILVDDDDALREALHELMSSVGLDVIGFSSTRDLLAAELPDRPGCLVADVRMPGVSGLDLQRRLAKSGNAKPIVFLTAHGDIQMSVQAMKAGAVDFLTKPVRDQALLDAIATGIERDIAQRARSRVVKDHLSKFTLLTLRERQVLREVALGRVNKQIAFDLGISEITVKLHRGNLMRKMQLTCISELVRVWEALPAEVREGVDA
- a CDS encoding response regulator, producing MLKLKSVVAIVDDDKRLLESLEDLLESAGHVVRTFASAQALLDSDAVPKIDCLITDIGMPGVDGFELQRVMRQRRPGLPVIMITGRHEIAEPPQAKHDWFFRKPFDGRALLAAIGAALTGKEDRP
- a CDS encoding response regulator transcription factor translates to MSQREEIVFVVDDDASVREAIGELLESLGWRAKTFAAAADYVAYAKPDLPACLILDVELPDINGLDLQRQIAEGDHPPIVFITGHGDIPSSVRAIKRGAVDFLTKPFSDSDLMAAIRAAIAQDRERRLERAELGVLRQRYLDLTPRERDVLPLVVSGLLNKQAAAELGISEVTLQIHRRNVMQKMAAASLADLVRIAERLQIPITHSRRTGSS
- a CDS encoding MASE1 domain-containing protein, producing the protein MMRIWAHRPPLLHLGLFIAAYVLGCGFAQLLAIVPGTGISIWPPSGLFIATLVLASRSSWPWWVLGGCLSELFSNFLWFHSPLPAAFLIYVGNALEAVAGAWLVNRTCKRPVRLETLQEVLAFVVLAAGIAPIVSATVGSATLAWFGIQSQSFVTAWPLWWIGDATGVLIVAPLALVVFQNWRGKAQFSTARWMEACVLGLIFLGVAALSMSGYLPFAYIIMPPLLWAAVRFEFKGAAVTLILLALITAIFTVTGAGQFAGDPESQKHKQIMLQLFLAISAFSALIVAAISRQHHLAVLTLRQSERSLRELVEALQHSEQQLSQFVNMVPVYLWRLTPEGEPNFFNKRLTDFFGLDIADADRPDKSRLAAIIGTVAHPDDATSLGDALNRCVVTGESFSMKYRLRRADGMYRWMEGSAEPMRDHGGRIVQWYGVSIDIDDRLHAEEALRNRERELSLLVDMVPSHLWRVTPEGELTLVNKRMADFLGLDSGNKRQLETVFDTIFHPDEAEAVWQVLRRCLRTGETFSMNYRLRRADGVYRWMSGRADPLRDESGRIVQWFGLCHDIDDRVHAEEALRRASDRLAQATQAASLAELSASIAHEVNQPLAAIVANSHACHRWLSAQPPNIERAKITAERITRDANSAADVVGRIRALFSHTSHARSPDDVNRLIGEVCRLMADEIAAKDIRIQRDLEQDLPSVALDRVQVQQVFVNLIRNGIEAMDSVEDDPRVLQICSCRDGRDAIRVEVRDTGTGFRDPNRVFEPFFTTKQNGMGMGLAICRSIIESHGGRLWTTNNETRGATVAFRLPLAPSEAS